The following proteins are co-located in the Bos indicus isolate NIAB-ARS_2022 breed Sahiwal x Tharparkar chromosome 8, NIAB-ARS_B.indTharparkar_mat_pri_1.0, whole genome shotgun sequence genome:
- the LOC109562651 gene encoding interferon tau-1-like, with translation MAFVLSLLMALVLVSYSPGRSLGCYLSENHMLGARENLRLLAQMNRLSTHSCLQDRKDFGLPWEMVEGDQLQKDQAISVLHEMLQQCFNLFHTEHSSAAWNTTLLEQLCTGLHQQLDDLDACLGQVMEEKDSALGRMGPILTVKKYFQGIHVYLKKKEYSDCAWEIVRVEMIRALSSSTSLQERLRKIGGDLNSS, from the coding sequence ATGGCTTTTGTGCTCTCTCTACTGATGGCCTTGGTGCTGGTCAGCTACAGCCCGGGACGATCTCTGGGTTGTTACCTGTCTGAGAACCACATGCTAGGTGCCAGGGAGAACCTCAGGCTCCTGGCCCAAATGAACAGACTCTCCACTCATTCCTGTCTGCAAGACAGAAAAGACTTTGGTCTtccctgggagatggtggagggtgACCAGCTCCAGAAGGACCAGGCTATCTCTGTGCTCCACGAGATGCTCCAGCAGTGCTTCAACCTCTTCCACACAGAGCACTCGTCTGCTGCCTGGAACACCACCCTCCTGGAGCAGCTCTGCACTGGACTCCATCAGCAGCTGGATGACCTGGATGCCTGCCTGGGGCAGGTGATGGAAGAGAAAGACTCTGCCCTGGGAAGGATGGGCCCCATTCTGACCGTGAAGAAGTACTTCCAGGGCATCCATGTGTACCTGAAAAAGAAGGAATACAGCGACTGCGCCTGGGAAATCGTCAGAGTGGAGATGATAAGAGCCCTCTCTTCATCAACCAGCTTGCAAGAAAGGTTAAGAAAGATAGGTGGAGATCTGAACTCATCTTGA